The DNA region ACAAATATTATTTTTTTTAGCAAAATGATAGATGGTGCTTGATTTGGTTTTGCATCCTATGCGAAGATGTATGAAATCTTTGCTTTGATCTAAACATTCTATGAAGTTAAAATTATCTGCTAAGATAGCTATATTTTTAGGTTTAGGGCTTATAAGTAAGTTGTTTGCCCCTCCTATTAAAAAACCTTCAAAATCGCTGATTTTGTCTAAAATTTGTACTTCAAAACAAGTACCTATACGTATAGAAGAGTATTTTTTAAAATCTATAATCATTTGATAAAAGTTGGAATTTGATTAATAATATTTTGAGTAAAATCAATCATTGTTGTAGTCATCCAAGGCATTAAAAAGATCAAAACAATAACAATTAAGATGATTTTAGGAACAAAAGAAAGAGTCATTTCATTAATTTGTGTGGTTGCTTGAAAAATGCTGATTATAAGTCCTGCAACAAGTCCTGCAATAAGCATAGGTAAAGAGAGTAATAAGGTGATTTTAAAAGTTTGCACTCCAAGAGCAACTAAGGTGCTTTCATTCATTTTCATCCTTTTTAAGAATTTCTAGCTTGTTCGTATTCACTAGGGATAAGATAATCTTTTGTATGTATAATTTTATCATAAAATTTATAATCATACCCTAGTTTAAAGAGTGCATCTAGTGCAAGCATTTGTGTTGGACTTAAACTGATAGAGTTTTTGTTTGCGTAAAGATTAAGATAGGTATTTAGTTTTTCTTCATTAACGCGGATGAGTTTTCTTTCTATTAGCATGGGGATTAAAATTTTGCGATTTGAATCAGCAAGTTTGACTGCATTGCTAAGATCTTTTTCTATTTTAATGGCATCATTAAGAGGCAAGGATCGACGTAAAGCCATTCCACCTAAAGGTAGGGGTAGATTTTCTTTAATAAGATCAAGCCATATATCCCAAATTTCGGCTTCTACGCAAAGATTATGGTTAAAATCTAAAATGCTTTCATGGATTAAAACCCCAGCATCAACTTCATCATTTAAAACAGCGTTTTCAATGTCTAAGAAATTTTTATAAATGATTTTAGCTTGAGGATATTTGATGCGAAAGATTAAGGCATTGGTAGTATTTAATCCACTTAAAGCTACTTTAAAATCTTTTTTTAAGTGAGTATTTTTTTTCTTTATTAGTTTTGGACCATAGCCTTGACCAAAACTTATGGCTGTTCTTAAAAGGGCGTATTCTAAAGCAATCAAAGGATAAAGTGCAAAAGAAATAGCTGTAATATCAAATTCATTTTTTAAAGCTAAATCATTTAAGCTTTGTATATCTAATGCTGTGTTTTCATAGTTAAAGTCATTACCAGTCCAACCTAGTTTAATAGCCATATACATGAAAATATCGTCTGCATCAGGAGAATGTGCTAGAGTGATTTTTTTCATTTTGTTTCCTTTAAATCTTTAATTTTATTTTAGCGAAATAAATCGTTATTTAATTTTATTTTTGTTAAAATTCTGGCTAAAAATACTATTATGGAATTTTTAAGGAAAAGTATGGATGATAATAAAAAAAAGTCTTTAGATGCTGCTTTAAAAAGTTTAGATAAAACTTTTGGAAAAGGGACGATTTTAAGATTAGGGGATAAGGAAGTTGAACAAATTGATAGTATAGCAACAGGTTCTCTTGGATTAGATTTAGCTCTTGGGATAGGTGGGGTTCCTAAGGGAAGGATTGTAGAAATTTATGGACCTGAAAGCTCAGGTAAGACGACTTTAACCTTGCATATTATTGCTCAATGTCAAAAAGCAGGAGGAGTGTGTGCTTTTGTAGATGCAGAACATGCGCTTGATGTTAAATATGCTAAGAATTTGGGAGTTAATACAGATGATCTTTATGTTTCTCAGCCTGATTTTGGTGAACAAGCTTTAGAAATAGTAGAAACTTTAGCAAGAAGTGGGGCTATTGATCTTATAGTAGTAGATAGTGTTGCAGCTCTTACTCCAAAAGCTGAGATTGAAGGTGATATGGGAGATCAGCATGTAGGACTTCAAGCAAGATTAATGTCTCAAGCTTTAAGAAAACTTACAGGCATAGTGCATAAAATGAATACTACTGTGGTTTTTATCAATCAAATTCGTATGAAAATCGGTGCTATGGGTTATGGTACACCTGAGACCACTACAGGAGGAAATGCACTTAAGTTTTATGCTTCTGTACGTTTAGATGTGAGAAAAGTGGCTACTTTAAAGCAAAATGAAGAACCTATTGGTAATCGCGTTAAAGTAAAAGTTGTTAAAAACAAAGTTGCACCGCCTTTTAAACAAGCTGAATTTGATGTGATGTTTGGAGAAGGTTTAAGTTGCGAGGGTGAGCTTATAGATTATGGTGTTAAACTTGATATAGTAGATAAAAGTGGAGCATGGTTTTCTTATAAAGATAAAAAATTAGGGCAGGGTAGAGAAAATTCTAAAGCTTTTCTTAAAGAAAATCCAGAAATAGCAGATGAAATCGCACAAGCAATTAAAAATTCTATAGGTATAGAAGGAATGATTAGTGGTGGTGAAGATAGTGAAGAAGGAGAAGAATAATAATGCCAGTCATTCAAAAGCTTAGAGCTTATGAAGTTCTTGATAGTAGGGGAAATCCTACTGTAAAAGTTCAAGTTGTATTAAGTGATGGAAGTTTAGGAGAAGCTATAGTTCCAAGTGGTGCAAGTA from Campylobacter hepaticus includes:
- the fliQ gene encoding flagellar biosynthesis protein FliQ, giving the protein MNESTLVALGVQTFKITLLLSLPMLIAGLVAGLIISIFQATTQINEMTLSFVPKIILIVIVLIFLMPWMTTTMIDFTQNIINQIPTFIK
- a CDS encoding menaquinone biosynthesis family protein, producing MKKITLAHSPDADDIFMYMAIKLGWTGNDFNYENTALDIQSLNDLALKNEFDITAISFALYPLIALEYALLRTAISFGQGYGPKLIKKKNTHLKKDFKVALSGLNTTNALIFRIKYPQAKIIYKNFLDIENAVLNDEVDAGVLIHESILDFNHNLCVEAEIWDIWLDLIKENLPLPLGGMALRRSLPLNDAIKIEKDLSNAVKLADSNRKILIPMLIERKLIRVNEEKLNTYLNLYANKNSISLSPTQMLALDALFKLGYDYKFYDKIIHTKDYLIPSEYEQARNS
- the recA gene encoding recombinase RecA gives rise to the protein MDDNKKKSLDAALKSLDKTFGKGTILRLGDKEVEQIDSIATGSLGLDLALGIGGVPKGRIVEIYGPESSGKTTLTLHIIAQCQKAGGVCAFVDAEHALDVKYAKNLGVNTDDLYVSQPDFGEQALEIVETLARSGAIDLIVVDSVAALTPKAEIEGDMGDQHVGLQARLMSQALRKLTGIVHKMNTTVVFINQIRMKIGAMGYGTPETTTGGNALKFYASVRLDVRKVATLKQNEEPIGNRVKVKVVKNKVAPPFKQAEFDVMFGEGLSCEGELIDYGVKLDIVDKSGAWFSYKDKKLGQGRENSKAFLKENPEIADEIAQAIKNSIGIEGMISGGEDSEEGEE